In one Lolium rigidum isolate FL_2022 chromosome 3, APGP_CSIRO_Lrig_0.1, whole genome shotgun sequence genomic region, the following are encoded:
- the LOC124696842 gene encoding putative B3 domain-containing protein Os08g0325100 codes for MLYCISSEKMGCERCKKRDELDYCNLDDREKHFLMFMLDGCAQEMIIPDDFLKRFRGEIPREMKLETQNGHSYTIGVAKYPDKLVLREGWGAFVETYDLHTDDCVVFRYKGDSKFDVIVFDQFGLEKASSVIVDNAPPPPRARERHNSGTENLERSHGHSQPKETPSPTEYSNHSEGRHQPMQRRPPTEDGNRSQGHPQPMRMQSPTENLDNFAGFSPPMEMQQPTENVANLCGHSHPTQMQPCTETLDHSNYHAQTVQMQLPRRRTRKQSKLQSDYSSQGNKTAMPSSSSGDSFSPADDTEVRDAARYTLGWHCTLTTMQKKEVDEKVQSIHSDNPKFVAVMRNFNVTGPFTLTFSKQYVKTYVGDKERNICLQRLNKRWKVHFGGSSILKRIESGWRKFVQENDVEVGDICIFELLKIYELCTMEVHIIHAKDFGRPSKSGDPRVEERRKDGTETVEHCHSRSQPVQMQLGNATVDDSPVHPRPIQMQSPSAEREKRVQRDNWSKGNKRDCLMAEDSGDDMDALSGCIGVGLKHLTSIQKKAVKEKVQCIDSEIPICVAVMPRTSVTGSFNLTMSKKYVDKYLGDEVRSIWLERHREKYHVTLGRKPLNNRVVRGWAKFVRDNELEKGDICLLELLKHCKVSAMKVHIIRAKNTS; via the exons ATGTTGTACTGCATTTCTAGTGAGAAGATGGGGTGCGAAAGATGCAAAAAGAGGGATGAACTCGACTACTGCAATTTGGACGATCGGGAAAAACACTTCTTGATGTTTATGCTCGATGGATGTGCTCAAGAGATG ATCATCCCAGATGATTTTCTGAAACGATTCAGGGGTGAGATCCCAAGAGAGATGAAGTTAGAAACACAAAATGGTCACAGTTACACCATTGGAGTTGCGAAATATCCAGATAAACTAGTTCTTCGAGAAGGATGGGGAGCATTTGTCGAAACCTATGATCTACATACGGACGACTGTGTGGTGTTCAGATACAAAGGAGACTCTAAGTTTGATGTTATAGTTTTTGATCAATTCGGTCTTGAGAAAGCATCATCTGTTATTGTGGACAATGCCCCTCCACCTCCTCGTGCACGGGAAAGGCACAACAGTGGTACTGAAAATTTGGAGCGTTCTCATGGTCATTCTCAGCCCAAGGAAACGCCATCGCCTACTGAATATTCCAACCATTCTGAAGGGCGTCATCAGCCCATGCAAAGGCGACCACCTACTGAAGATGGGAACCGTTCTCAAGGGCATCCTCAGCCCATGCGAATGCAATCGCCTACTGAAAATTTGGACAATTTTGCTGGTTTTAGTCCCCCAATGGAAATGCAACAGCCTACTGAAAATGTGGCAAATTTGTGTGGCCATAGTCATCCCACACAAATGCAACCATGTACTGAGACTTTGGATCACTCTAATTATCATGCTCAGACCGTGCAAATGCAACTGCCACGTAGACGTACCAGGAAACAATCAAAACTTCAAAGTGATTACTCAAGTCAGGGCAACAAGACAGcgatgccttcttcttcttcag GAGATTCTTTTTCCCCAGCAGATGATACTGAAGTACGTGATGCAGCTAGATACACACTTGGGTGGCACTGCACTCTAACTACAATGCAGAAGAAGGAAGTTGATGAGAAGGTCCAATCTATTCATTCTGACAATCCAAAGTTTGTGGCTGTGATGAGGAATTTCAATGTTACAGGACCGTTCACTCTT ACTTTCTCCAAACAATATGTTAAGACGTATGTGGGTGATAAGGAGCGAAACATATGTCTTCAACGACTTAACAAGAGGTGGAAAGTGCATTTTGGTGGTAGCTCTATATTAAAAAGGATTGAAAGTGGCTGGCGGAAGTTTGTACAAGAGAATGATGTAGAGGTGGGTGATATCTGCATCTTTGAATTGCTGAAGATCTATGAGCTGTGCACAATGGAAGTCCATATCATCCATGCAAAGGATTTTGGTAGGCCCTCCAAAAGTGGTGACCCAAGAGTGGAAGAGAGGCGCAAAGATGGTACTGAAACTGTGGAACATTGCCATTCTCGTTCTCAGCCTGTGCAAATGCAGTTAGGTAATGCAACTGTAGATGATTCTCCTGTTCATCCTCGGCCAATTCAAATGCAATCACCCTCAGCGGAAAGAGAAAAACGAGTTCAGAGGGATAACTGGAGTAAAGGCAACAAGA GAGATTGTTTGATGGCAGAAGATAGCGGTGATGATATGGACGCTTTGTCTGGTTGCATTGGCGTGGGTTTGAAGCACCTAACCTCAATTCAGAAGAAGGCAGTGAAGGAGAAGGTCCAATGTATTGATTCTGAAATTCCCATCTGTGTGGCCGTGATGCCCAGGACGAGTGTTACAGGAAGTTTCAACCTA ACCATGTCCAAGAAATACGTTGACAAGTATTTGGGAGATGAGGTGCGGAGCATCTGGCTTGAGAGACATAGGGAGAAGTATCATGTCACCTTGGGACGTAAACCTCTAAATAACAGAGTTGTTAGGGGATGGGCCAAGTTTGTGAGAGACAACGAGCTGGAGAAGGGCGATATCTGCCTCTTGGAGCTGTTGAAGCATTGCAAGGTGTCTGCAATGAAAGTGCATATCATCCGCGCGAAAAATACTAGTTGA